One part of the Eucalyptus grandis isolate ANBG69807.140 chromosome 10, ASM1654582v1, whole genome shotgun sequence genome encodes these proteins:
- the LOC104420961 gene encoding pentatricopeptide repeat-containing protein At2g15630, mitochondrial: MKPGKLLRRPHDLKRQCLAAVPSTVDALFSLHFSSSASQSACDQPQVAITPRALLGSVQSSQWHFVEQVSDRLTPSLISTTLSALEKRPELALGFVTRVDTRCLDTRTSCLALAIVSRLPDPRPALQLVKRIIRSVDATVKEVFDELVSLRGQSGTKSSIVFDFLARACCELKMGHEALECFDMMKEKGILPKTETCNSMLSLLLKLDRRETAWVLYAEMFKLRIKSSVHTYNIMINLLCKEGKLKKAKEFIGWMDGLGIKPNVVTYNTLVHGYCSKGRVQAALMIFNAMKAKGIEPDSYTYGPIINGMCKEGRLEEASKFLGKMLEVGLVPSAVVYNALIDGYCNKGDLETALSYRDEMVRRGIRPTISTFNLLIHAMLMEGNTLEVDNMMREMGEKGMAPDAFTYNILINGYCQCGDAKKAFALRDEMLVKGIQPTRVTYTSLIYVLGRRNRMKEADDLFEKIVGEGIRPDVVMFNAMIDGHCTNGSMERAFSLLEKMDQFKIKPDEVTYNTLMQGLCKEGKVEEARELLGVMKRRGIKPDHISYNTLISGYSRRGDMNDAFRTRDEMLNVGFNPTRLTYNALIQGLCKNKEGDHAEELLKEMVNKGITPDDATYISLIEGIGEVHKLKEMVTLE, translated from the coding sequence ATGAAACCCGGCAAGCTCCTCCGCCGTCCCCATGACCTCAAACGCCAATGCCTCGCCGCTGTCCCTTCTACCGTCGACGCTCTCTTCTCCCTCCATTTCTCTTCGTCCGCCTCGCAAAGCGCCTGCGACCAACCCCAAGTCGCCATCACCCCGCGGGCGCTGCTGGGTTCGGTCCAGTCTTCTCAgtggcatttcgtcgaacaggtCTCGGACCGCCTCACTCCCTCCCTGATTTCGACCACCCTCTCGGCTCTCGAGAAAAGGCCCGAACTTGCTCTCGGGTTCGTGACCCGCGTCGACACCAGGTGCTTAGACACGAGGACCTCCTGCCTCGCGCTCGCCATCGTTTCGCGGCTCCCGGATCCGAGGCCCGCGCTGCAGCTCGTGAAGAGGATCATCCGCAGCGTCGATGCCACCGTAAAAGAGGTCTTCGATGAACTGGTGAGCTTGCGCGGTCAGTCGGGCACGAAAAGTAGCATTGTCTTTGATTTCTTGGCAAGGGCTTGTTGTGAATTGAAGATGGGTCATGAGGCGTTGGAGTGCTTTGACATGATGAAAGAGAAGGGCATCTTGCCAAAGACCGAGACTTGTAATAGCATGTTGAGTCTGTTATTGAAGTTGGACAGGAGAGAGACCGCTTGGGTTTTGTATGCTGAGATGTTTAAGTTGAGGATTAAATCGAGTGTCCACACTTACAACATAATGATCAATTTGTTGTGCAAGGAGGGAAAGTTGAAGAAGGCGAAGGAGTTTATTGGTTGGATGGATGGTTTGGGTATAAAGCCTAATGTTGTCACATACAACACGTTAGTACATGGATATTGCTCGAAAGGGAGGGTTCAAGCTGCTCTAATGATTTTTAATGCAATGAAAGCTAAAGGCATTGAACCGGATTCCTATACGTATGGACCGATCATTAATGGGATGTGTAAGGAGGGGAGACTTGAGGAGGCATCCAAATTTTTGGGCAAAATGTTGGAAGTTGGGTTAGTCCCCAGTGCTGTggtttataatgctttgatcGATGGGTACTGCAACAAAGGGGATTTAGAGACGGCCTTGAGTTATAGAGATGAGATGGTTAGGAGGGGTATAAGGCCCACTATTTCAACATTTAACTTGCTTATTCATGCAATGTTAATGGAAGGAAACACTCTTGAAGTTGATAACATGATGAGAGAAATGGGTGAAAAAGGGATGGCTCCAGATGCCTTCACTTACAATATACTAATTAATGGGTATTGCCAGTGTGGCGATGCTAAAAAGGCCTTTGCTCTTCGTGACGAGATGTTGGTTAAAGGGATCCAGCCTACCCGAGTAACTTATACCTCACTTATTTATGTTCTGGGTAGACGGAACAGAATGAAGGAAGCagatgatttatttgagaaaatagtaGGTGAGGGTATTCGTCCAGATGTTGTGATGTTTAATGCAATGATCGATGGACACTGTACAAATGGGAGCATGGAGCGTGCATTTtcgcttttggagaaaatggatcaatttAAGATTAAGCCCGATGAAGTCACCTACAATACACTAATGCAGGGACTTTGCAAGGAGGGTAAAGTTGAAGAAGCACGTGAGCTTCTAGGTGTGATGAAAAGAAGAGGGATAAAGCCTGATCACATCAGTTACAACACTCTGATAAGTGGTTATAGCAGACGTGGCGACATGAATGATGCTTTTAGGACACGGGATGAGATGTTGAATGTTGGGTTCAATCCCACACGTCTCACATACAATGCCCTTATTCAAGGTTTATGCAAGAATAAGGAAGGAGATCATGCAGAAGAACTCCTCAAGGAAATGGTTAATAAAGGCATCACTCCAGATGATGCCACTTACATTTCACTGATCGAGGGAATAGGGGAAGTTCATAAACTGAAGGAAATGGTGACTCTTGAGTAA
- the LOC104423325 gene encoding receptor-like cytoplasmic kinase 1 — MPVYEGPIELDIDVRGEASPKEVVLTTAMTFKPSWVILDGKMRKDTDYLIARLSCGVSIVRRNNTLEKLRKPKPQNLQEQHIPVSSELIGGDGFKQPKTQSPQKQQIDDPSGLAGGDEQKPEIRNYICSICNNRRPKSGWKREFTYAELHAVTDGFSANNCQSENGFGVVFRGELNGLKIAVKQQKNASFQGDDKEFQSMVHMLSEVRHEHVVTLLGSCSDGNHRFLVYEYVCNGSLDQHLSRNPGILLTWDQRIKIAMGAAKGLKYLHDNNIVHRNLRSGNVLLTHDYESLLGDFGLEMTLHENSDLPSETRIATIPYLAPEYANSGEVSQKTDCYSFGVILLQLITGLRSTDPSFGKHSIVGWAKPLLREKNYPELIEHSLTDSYDVNQLTWVIRVAVKCLKKDPNRRISMDQVLHALTYMVEGKTLPVIRDQP, encoded by the exons ATGCCAGTCTATGAAGGTCCA ATTGAGCTCGACATAGATGTCCGTGGAGAAGCCTCCCCAAAGGAAGTTGTCCTAACAACTGCTATGACTTTTAAGCCATCATGGGTGATACTGGACGG gaaaatgagaaaagacacAGACTATCTCATTGCAAGACTCTCATGCGGTGTTTCGATAGTGAGACGAAACAACACCTTGGAAAAGTTGAGAAAGCCAAAACCTCAAAATCTTCAGGAACAACACATCCCTGTTTCAAGTGAATTGATAGGAGGAGATGGATTTAAACAGCCAAAAACACAAAGTCCTCAGAAACAACAAATAGATGACCCAAGTGGTTTGGCAGGAGGAGATGAACAGAAGCCAGAGATCAGAAATTACATTTGTTCAATCTGCAATAACAGACGTCCAAAAAGCGGATGGAAGAGAGAGTTCACTTACGCAGAACTTCATGCTGTCACTGACGGATTTTCTGCTAATAACTGCCAATCAGAAAATGGGTTTGGAGTAGTCTTCAGGGGAGAGCTAAATGGACTGAAGATTGCTGTTAAGCAGCAGAAAAATGCGAGTTTTCAGGGAGATGATAAAGAATTCCAATCCATGGTTCATATGCTCAGTGAAGTTAGACACGAACATGTGGTCACCTTATTGGGTTCCTGTTCAGACGGAAACCACAGGTTTCTTGTTTACGAATATGTCTGCAACGGTTCGTTGGACCAACATCTATCGA GAAATCCTGGTATACTGCTCACGTGGGATCAAAGGATAAAAATTGCGATGGGAGCTGCCAAGGGCTTGAAGTATCTGCATGACAACAACATTGTCCACCGAAATTTGAGATCCGGCAATGTCCTCTTAACTCATGATTACGAATCTCTG CTTGGAGATTTTGGCCTTGAAATGACTCTACATGAGAACTCTGATCTCCCATCTGAGACGAGAATTGCAACTATACCATACTTGGCTCCAGAATACGCAAATTCTGGTGAAGTGTCTCAAAAGACCGACTGTTATTCCTTCGGTGTCATACTATTACAGCTGATAACAGGATTGAGGAGCACAGATCCATCATTTGGAAAGCATAGCATTGTAGGATGG GCAAAGCCATTGCTAAGAGAAAAAAACTACCCAGAATTGATTGAACACAGCCTAACCGACTCTTACGATGTCAATCAACTCACTTGGGTGATTCGAGTGGCAGTTAAGTGCCTAAAAAAGGACCCCAACAGGAGAATATCTATGGACCAG GTACTTCATGCATTAACTTACATGGTAGAAGGAAAAACACTTCCGGTTATTAGGGACCAACCATGA
- the LOC104423326 gene encoding proline-rich receptor-like protein kinase PERK3 → MSAEGQRVLVIEDASPGIILNTIKYILQGSMLSPGSKLMLLAVLHEDQDGFRIMAWSKPENCQGRSCTEAREYIKDIKLDIDVQGGDSPKEVRKAAITFRATWIILDRRPKMGWKRDFAFEELKAATKGFSQKLALHFGVAYREELNGLKITVKQHKNARYHGSEKGFQSEVHMLSEVRHENLAMLLGSCSEGNCRLLVYEYVCNGSLDNHLSRNPSRLLRWDQKMKITLGAAKGLKYLHENNIIHQNLRPDNILLTHEWIGTMPYLAPEYADSSEVSPKSDCYSFGVILLHLITGLRSTDPLFGERSIVKWVTASMLLIQPLPAKPLLRGKKYPELLEHGMADSYDDDQLRRLIRVADKCLIKNLCKRESMDQVSVAKFSHLLYNRCLEIGLLHIEYDKELSRRHSSTFPIFAVFKFPYKETSNMHRRVY, encoded by the exons ATGTCAGCAGAAGGTCAAAGGGTATTGGTGATTGAAGACGCTTCACCAGGAATTATCCTGAACACGATCAAATACATTTTACAAGGATCTATGCTTTCCCCTGGAAGCAAGCTTATGCTCTTGGCAGTTCTCCACGAA GATCAAGATGGGTTCAGGATCATGGCTTGGAGCAAGCCAGAAAATTGTCAGGGAAGAAGTTGCACAGAAGCGAGAGAGTACATCAAGGAT ATTAAGCTGGATATAGATGTCCAAGGAGGAGATTCTCCAAAAGAAGTCCGAAAAGCTGCTATAACTTTTAGGGCAACATGGATAATACTCGACAG ACGTCCAAAGATGGGATGGAAGAGAGACTTCGCTTTTGAGGAGCTTAAGGCTGCTACCAAGGGTTTTTCTCAGAAATTGGCTTTGCACTTCGGAGTAGCCTACAGGGAAGAGCTTAATGGACTGAAAATTACCGTTAAGCAGCACAAAAACGCACGCTACCATGGTAGTGAAAAGGGATTCCAATCTGAAGTTCATATGCTCAGTGAAGTGAGACATGAAAATCTGGCCATGCTGTTAGGTTCATGTTCAGAAGGAAATTGCAGGCTGCTTGTGTATGAATATGTCTGCAATGGTTCGCTGGACAATCATCTGTCTA GAAATCCCAGTAGACTTCTCAGGTGGGatcaaaagatgaaaatcaCCTTAGGAGCTGCTAAAGGCTTAAAATATCTGCATGAAAACAACATCATCCACCAAAATTTGAGGCCTGACAACATCCTCTTAACTCATGAATG GATTGGGACTATGCCATACTTGGCTCCAGAATATGCAGATTCCAGTGAAGTGTCTCCAAAGAGTGACTGTTATTCTTTTGGGGTCATACTTCTACATCTGATCACAGGACTAAGGAGCACAGACCCATTGTTTGGAGAGCGAAGTATCGTAAAATGGGTAACTGCCTCAATGCTTCTTATACAGCCTCTGCCT GCAAAACCGTTGCTAAGAGGAAAAAAGTACCCAGAATTGCTTGAGCACGGCATGGCTGACTCATATGATGACGACCAACTCCGTAGGCTGATTCGTGTGGCAGATAAGTGCCTAATCAAAAATCTTTGCAAGAGAGAGTCCATGGACCAGGTCAGTGTGGCTAAGTTTTCTCATCTTCTGTATAATCGCTGCTTGGAAATTGGTTTGCTCCACATTGAGTATGATAAAGAGTTGTCCCGCAGGCACTCTTCAACATTTCCCATTTTCGCTGTTTTCAAGTTCCCATACAAAGAGACTAGTAATATGCACCGTCGTGTTTACTGA